In Dyadobacter sp. NIV53, a single window of DNA contains:
- a CDS encoding aldo/keto reductase, which produces MKKVKLGSQGLEVPELGLGCMGMTGFHGADMYGKADENEAIATIHRSFESGGNFLDTADLYGPFVNEQLIRKAVGTSRSDYIIATKFGNELEDDSTATWQINGTKAYVKKAAERSLKNLGTDYIDLYYLHRLDKNTPVEETIEAMGELVKEGKVRYIGLSEVSSATVQKAHKIHPISAVQSEYSLFERKAEEYGVLQTLQELGIGFVAYSPLGRGFITGQFRTPDDFPENDFRRTVPRFQGEQFYKNIELLEAIEEMAAQKQITASQLALAWVLAKGIIAIPGTKRIKYLEENIAATNVILDAADLDKLENIVPLGLDTGNPYNHFGMAMNDY; this is translated from the coding sequence ATGAAAAAAGTAAAATTGGGAAGCCAGGGGCTGGAAGTACCAGAACTTGGCTTGGGCTGCATGGGAATGACCGGCTTTCACGGAGCCGACATGTATGGTAAAGCCGATGAAAATGAAGCGATTGCGACGATACACCGTTCATTTGAATCAGGAGGAAATTTTCTGGATACTGCCGACCTTTACGGCCCTTTTGTGAACGAACAACTGATCAGAAAAGCCGTCGGAACTAGCCGCTCCGATTACATTATTGCAACCAAATTTGGCAATGAACTGGAAGACGATAGTACCGCTACCTGGCAGATTAACGGCACGAAGGCGTATGTAAAAAAAGCGGCGGAACGGTCACTCAAAAACCTGGGTACGGATTATATCGACCTGTATTATTTGCATCGCCTGGATAAAAACACACCAGTTGAAGAAACCATCGAAGCAATGGGTGAACTGGTTAAAGAAGGTAAAGTCCGCTATATTGGCCTCTCGGAGGTTTCTTCTGCTACGGTACAAAAAGCACACAAAATACATCCCATCAGCGCGGTACAAAGTGAATATTCGTTGTTTGAGCGCAAAGCAGAAGAATATGGCGTGTTGCAGACTTTACAGGAACTTGGGATCGGCTTTGTAGCATATTCGCCTTTGGGAAGAGGATTTATTACAGGACAGTTTCGTACTCCAGATGATTTTCCCGAAAATGATTTCAGAAGGACCGTTCCGCGTTTTCAGGGTGAGCAATTTTACAAAAATATTGAATTGCTAGAGGCCATTGAAGAGATGGCTGCACAAAAGCAAATTACAGCTTCACAGCTTGCCCTTGCCTGGGTACTGGCGAAAGGTATCATAGCCATTCCCGGCACCAAACGTATAAAATACCTGGAAGAAAATATCGCAGCAACGAATGTAATTCTTGACGCCGCAGATCTGGATAAACTGGAAAACATCGTCCCTCTGGGCCTGGACACCGGCAACCCATACAACCACTTTGGTATGGCCATGAATGACTATTGA
- a CDS encoding metallophosphoesterase — protein MLSDRRSFLEKMSQAGALSLLAGTSAFASNTEEKNHFTAGPYLQNMDTDQVTIMWITSKNCFSWVEYGEGNYAIHKAFAYHNGLIEANNRIHKITLPNLKPGSAHKYKIVSTEITGFKGSKVEFGETIAGAMLGFKTPAASEDEVKFVIFNDIHDRPQIIPQLLYRYGYTGNVRDYDFVVFNGDCFDWVTEEQQLIDHLIKPTTDIFSSEYPFILTQGNHECRGSFSRHIPEYFAYPENKFYYAFTRGPVRFVILDSGEDKADDNVEYGGLTAFDRYRENQAKWLEKEVAGDEFKKADFRVVLIHISPYHSGDWHGTLHGQKVFGPILNKAKVDIQISGHTHRYMTHDADDTHNYPIVIGGGPIEGNRTLIKVHATRKELNLKMIRDDGEVVGKFQIPRKTKI, from the coding sequence ATGCTTTCAGACAGACGATCATTTCTTGAAAAGATGTCACAAGCAGGGGCGCTCAGTTTACTTGCGGGCACTTCGGCTTTTGCTTCAAATACAGAAGAAAAAAACCATTTCACGGCCGGTCCGTATCTTCAGAATATGGATACGGATCAGGTTACGATCATGTGGATCACCAGTAAAAACTGTTTCAGCTGGGTGGAATATGGGGAAGGTAACTATGCCATTCACAAAGCATTTGCTTATCACAACGGATTAATTGAGGCCAATAACCGTATCCACAAGATTACGCTTCCTAACCTGAAACCCGGATCAGCCCATAAGTACAAAATCGTTTCTACCGAAATAACAGGATTTAAGGGCTCCAAAGTGGAATTTGGAGAAACCATAGCCGGTGCTATGCTGGGCTTTAAAACGCCGGCAGCCAGTGAAGATGAAGTGAAGTTTGTGATTTTTAACGACATTCACGACCGTCCGCAAATTATTCCGCAGCTTTTGTATCGTTACGGCTACACCGGAAATGTACGTGATTACGATTTTGTGGTTTTTAACGGAGATTGTTTTGACTGGGTGACTGAGGAACAGCAACTGATTGACCATCTTATCAAGCCGACCACCGATATTTTCTCAAGCGAGTATCCGTTTATTCTTACACAGGGAAACCATGAATGCCGGGGTAGTTTCTCCCGCCATATTCCCGAGTACTTTGCTTATCCGGAAAATAAATTTTACTATGCCTTTACGCGTGGCCCGGTCAGGTTTGTGATTCTGGATTCAGGAGAAGACAAGGCAGATGATAATGTCGAATACGGAGGGCTTACCGCTTTTGACCGTTACCGGGAAAATCAGGCAAAATGGCTTGAAAAGGAAGTAGCCGGTGACGAGTTTAAAAAGGCGGATTTCAGGGTCGTACTGATTCATATTTCTCCTTATCATTCCGGGGACTGGCATGGTACGCTGCATGGCCAAAAAGTCTTTGGCCCGATACTTAACAAGGCAAAAGTTGATATCCAGATTTCCGGCCATACGCACCGGTATATGACACATGACGCGGATGACACCCACAATTATCCGATCGTTATTGGGGGAGGGCCAATTGAAGGAAATCGTACGCTGATAAAAGTGCATGCAACAAGAAAGGAACTTAACCTGAAAATGATCAGGGATGATGGAGAGGTAGTAGGGAAGTTTCAAATCCCAAGAAAAACAAAAATTTAA
- a CDS encoding TonB-dependent receptor codes for MQKSVSNKPSAWLLLMRIGLLQWVITVLLASASYGKEISAQSILDKDISINLLNVPIRTALEEIQKETNIKFVYSSKVSVTERISLVASKSKLFKVLDQLLIPRRIQYAVINNQIILSNKRVEKEETMLFEIEKKLHNSILPQDIRIKGKVIASDGLGVLPGVSVVLKGSSTGTTTDGQGTYELVVPNVESVIVFSFVGYVSQEVSVGNRSLVDITLAADTKALNELVVVGYGTQRKVNLTGAVTQIQSKELENRPLNNMSQILQGMVPNLNITFDTGRPGQGGKLNIRGETSINGGSPLVLIDGIPGDINRINPSDVESVSVLKDAAASAIYGARGAFGVILVTTKTAKSGKTTVSYSNNFAWSTPTVSTNFLTTGYDHARINDEAFKRSTGNTYTRYTDEDYAELEARRYDKTENPARPWTVIKNVNGKDIYNYYGNYNWWDAMFNTSEPSKQHNINLSGGTDKINYYLSGSVFEKDGLMKVNTDKFTSYTFRSKINAQLTPWLKVSNNTQYFDSKYKYPGLESTGSANQNFVAVTVHALPAYAPRNPDGTATYNTLKNNYSIGDGIFANLIKGVAGGEKREHELTTINSATIDINKHWNVVANHSFSFYIADDWYRSAVAQYSIQPGILVNVPNFNTDQLKKTFWFDPISVTNLFSTYGQQFGKHNMGATVGMNYETKKHQRLYGARKNLLSESLNDLNLGTGEQLTEGDSYKYALFGAFFRANYDYEGKYLLEVNGRYDGTSRFGSGSRFGFFPSVSGAWRISEESFFEPLRDVVNNFKIRASYGTLGNQLPSNSSSASFYPYISTMPTALSTWISGGQKLQYVNSPKPISTDLTWEKATTSNLGVDIDLLKNRLNIAFDAYVRKTTDMLVPGQVLPTVYGATVPTKNAGDLQTKGFEISAGWRDQFKLAGKPFSYNVSFMLSDFVSKITKYNNPNKILSSYYEGQTMGEMWGYSLDGYFKTNEEAQAFTVDQSLVNGRRLSSAGEWAKLQAGDIKFHDLNGDGKISKGANTLADHGDLRIIGNSNPRFKYGINLGASWNGLDMTGLVQGIIRKNWYPGSDADKFWGAYSRPYFSFIPEHFEDDIWTPENPDAYFPLLRGYTALSAGNDLGEKNDKYMQNVGYMRLKNVVIGYMIPANLTKKIRIPRARIYVSGENLLTFTPLRSKSIDPEQIDGDATNGRTYPLSKTFSAGLNITF; via the coding sequence ATGCAAAAATCAGTATCAAACAAGCCTTCTGCCTGGCTACTTCTCATGCGAATAGGATTACTGCAATGGGTTATAACGGTTTTACTGGCATCGGCCAGTTATGGGAAAGAAATATCGGCCCAGTCAATTCTTGATAAAGACATTTCTATTAATCTGTTAAATGTACCGATCAGGACTGCTCTTGAAGAGATACAGAAAGAAACTAATATCAAGTTTGTTTACAGTAGCAAGGTATCAGTAACTGAACGCATTAGCCTGGTAGCAAGCAAAAGCAAGTTATTCAAGGTACTGGATCAGCTGCTGATACCACGAAGGATCCAGTATGCCGTGATCAATAACCAGATTATTCTTTCCAACAAAAGGGTTGAAAAAGAAGAAACCATGTTATTTGAAATTGAAAAAAAACTGCATAATTCAATTCTTCCTCAGGATATCAGGATTAAGGGAAAAGTAATAGCAAGCGATGGCCTGGGTGTTTTACCAGGTGTAAGCGTAGTGCTTAAAGGAAGCTCAACCGGAACAACAACAGACGGACAAGGTACTTATGAGCTGGTTGTACCTAATGTTGAGAGTGTCATCGTTTTCAGTTTTGTAGGTTATGTATCACAGGAAGTGTCCGTTGGAAACCGGTCACTCGTTGACATCACCCTGGCAGCAGACACAAAGGCACTCAATGAGCTGGTAGTAGTAGGTTACGGTACCCAAAGGAAAGTAAATCTAACAGGAGCTGTTACCCAGATCCAGTCGAAGGAACTTGAAAACAGGCCATTGAATAATATGTCCCAGATTCTACAGGGCATGGTTCCCAACCTGAACATTACATTTGATACCGGGCGTCCCGGTCAGGGTGGTAAATTAAATATCCGGGGAGAAACTTCTATCAATGGCGGAAGCCCGCTGGTGCTGATCGACGGTATTCCCGGTGATATAAACCGCATTAATCCAAGTGATGTAGAGTCGGTTTCGGTTTTAAAAGACGCAGCAGCTTCGGCTATTTATGGTGCCCGAGGTGCTTTTGGTGTCATACTGGTGACCACAAAAACGGCTAAGAGCGGCAAGACAACCGTATCTTACAGCAATAATTTTGCATGGTCGACGCCCACGGTTAGTACCAATTTTCTTACAACAGGATATGACCATGCACGGATTAACGACGAAGCTTTTAAACGCTCCACGGGTAATACTTACACGCGTTATACCGACGAAGACTATGCTGAACTCGAAGCCCGTCGTTATGATAAAACAGAAAATCCTGCCCGTCCGTGGACTGTGATCAAGAATGTAAACGGAAAAGATATTTACAATTACTACGGGAATTACAACTGGTGGGATGCCATGTTCAATACCAGCGAACCATCCAAACAGCATAATATCAATTTATCAGGTGGTACCGATAAAATCAATTATTACCTGTCAGGGTCGGTTTTTGAAAAAGATGGTCTGATGAAAGTCAATACGGACAAATTCACTTCCTATACTTTTCGCAGCAAGATCAATGCCCAGTTGACACCCTGGCTGAAAGTCAGCAATAATACGCAGTATTTTGACTCCAAATACAAATACCCGGGATTGGAATCAACAGGGAGTGCAAATCAAAATTTCGTTGCTGTAACGGTTCATGCATTGCCGGCTTATGCGCCCCGGAACCCTGATGGAACTGCCACTTACAATACGCTGAAAAACAATTATTCAATTGGTGACGGCATATTTGCAAATCTTATTAAAGGCGTAGCGGGCGGAGAAAAAAGGGAGCACGAACTGACTACGATCAACTCCGCGACGATCGACATTAACAAGCATTGGAACGTGGTGGCGAATCACTCTTTTTCTTTTTATATCGCCGATGACTGGTACCGCTCAGCAGTAGCCCAATATTCTATTCAGCCGGGCATACTCGTTAACGTACCCAATTTTAATACAGATCAGTTAAAGAAAACATTCTGGTTCGACCCGATAAGTGTTACTAATTTGTTTTCCACTTATGGACAGCAGTTTGGAAAACACAATATGGGTGCTACCGTAGGGATGAACTATGAAACAAAAAAACACCAGCGGTTATATGGTGCAAGAAAAAATTTACTTTCCGAAAGCCTCAATGACCTTAACCTTGGAACGGGAGAGCAGCTGACAGAAGGCGATTCTTATAAATATGCATTATTCGGTGCTTTCTTCCGTGCAAACTATGATTATGAAGGCAAATATCTGCTGGAAGTAAATGGCCGTTATGATGGAACTTCACGTTTCGGAAGTGGCAGCAGGTTTGGTTTTTTCCCATCGGTTTCCGGTGCATGGCGTATCAGCGAAGAATCGTTTTTCGAGCCTTTACGTGATGTGGTGAACAACTTCAAAATACGTGCATCATACGGTACACTGGGAAATCAGCTGCCGTCCAATTCCAGTTCTGCCAGCTTTTACCCCTATATTTCTACCATGCCGACCGCTTTGTCAACATGGATCAGCGGAGGGCAAAAATTACAGTATGTTAATAGCCCCAAACCCATTTCCACAGATTTGACCTGGGAAAAAGCGACTACATCCAATTTGGGTGTTGACATAGACCTTTTGAAAAACCGGCTGAATATTGCTTTCGATGCCTATGTCCGCAAAACAACCGATATGCTGGTTCCGGGCCAGGTGCTCCCGACTGTTTACGGGGCTACGGTTCCAACGAAAAATGCCGGTGATCTCCAAACCAAAGGATTTGAAATTTCGGCAGGATGGAGAGACCAGTTCAAGCTGGCCGGAAAACCTTTTAGCTATAACGTATCTTTTATGTTGTCTGACTTTGTATCCAAAATAACTAAGTACAACAATCCGAATAAAATCCTGTCGAGCTACTACGAAGGACAAACGATGGGTGAAATGTGGGGATACAGTCTGGATGGTTATTTTAAAACGAATGAAGAAGCACAGGCCTTTACAGTCGATCAGTCATTGGTGAATGGCCGTCGTCTTAGTTCTGCCGGAGAATGGGCCAAGTTGCAGGCCGGAGATATTAAATTCCATGACCTGAACGGGGACGGAAAAATTTCCAAGGGAGCAAATACCCTTGCCGATCATGGTGATCTGCGTATAATAGGAAATTCCAATCCAAGATTTAAGTATGGTATTAATCTGGGTGCTTCCTGGAATGGCTTGGATATGACCGGCCTGGTACAGGGAATTATCAGGAAAAACTGGTATCCCGGGTCAGATGCGGATAAATTCTGGGGAGCGTATTCCCGGCCATATTTTTCTTTCATTCCTGAACATTTTGAAGACGATATCTGGACGCCTGAAAATCCGGATGCATACTTTCCTTTGCTAAGAGGTTATACGGCTTTAAGCGCAGGAAATGATCTGGGTGAAAAGAATGATAAATACATGCAGAATGTGGGTTATATGAGATTGAAAAATGTAGTGATCGGCTACATGATTCCGGCAAACCTGACCAAAAAGATCCGTATTCCAAGAGCCCGTATTTATGTAAGCGGAGAAAACCTGCTCACCTTCACACCTCTGAGAAGCAAATCTATAGACCCTGAACAGATAGACGGCGATGCCACGAATGGCAGGACATACCCTTTGTCCAAAACATTCTCTGCCGGTCTTAATATCACTTTCTAA
- a CDS encoding Crp/Fnr family transcriptional regulator yields MVDKLATLKEVIGPFAGLTEDELSVSLPLWRTRRILKGEFYNRQNVVCKDLGIVLKGMFRIYFYDPNADEEKNVYFFSENQFLVSFRSFIFQYPCSYYIEALEDSEILYMNYHDLQQMYTSSKAWERFGRLLAEHFFNHSQGRTEDLLFLTHEKRYLNLLEEHPNIVKRVQAYHIASYLGVKNQSLSRIRKRLAEK; encoded by the coding sequence ATGGTGGATAAATTAGCAACACTCAAAGAAGTTATCGGCCCATTTGCAGGTCTGACGGAGGATGAACTTTCCGTCAGCCTGCCTTTGTGGCGTACACGCAGGATTTTGAAAGGCGAATTTTACAACCGGCAAAATGTGGTGTGCAAAGACCTTGGAATCGTACTTAAAGGAATGTTCCGGATCTACTTCTACGATCCTAATGCTGACGAAGAAAAGAATGTTTACTTTTTTTCGGAAAATCAGTTCCTGGTTTCATTCCGCAGTTTTATATTTCAATATCCTTGCAGCTACTACATCGAAGCGCTTGAAGATTCGGAGATATTATACATGAATTACCATGACCTGCAACAAATGTATACTTCGTCGAAGGCATGGGAAAGGTTTGGGCGCTTGCTTGCCGAACATTTCTTCAACCATTCTCAGGGACGGACGGAAGACCTTTTGTTTTTAACTCATGAAAAACGTTATCTAAATCTGTTGGAAGAGCATCCCAATATTGTCAAACGGGTGCAGGCTTATCACATCGCTTCCTACCTGGGTGTCAAAAATCAATCCCTGAGCCGGATCCGCAAAAGATTGGCAGAAAAATAA
- a CDS encoding alpha/beta fold hydrolase has product MNYSIKRAKSIRSLLAALALATFSTLALASCTEDHENPEAAQRKTYVLVNGAFQAAYGWDKVKAALESKGNQVVVVELPGHGTDQTIPSGITMDSYRDKVVASIQPLQGKVILVGHSLGGIIISAAAEVLPDKIERLIYLGAFVPKDGESLFSIASEDSESELSPLFVPSGDHLTIGISDFDKLQEVFCADASPEDKKVLLEKFRQEPAIPLTNPVTLTSAKFGTVSKSYIKTLQDRALGKTLQNKMITENGIADVREIASSHCPHLSKAQELSTLLISIANQK; this is encoded by the coding sequence ATGAATTATTCAATAAAAAGAGCTAAGAGCATACGCAGTTTATTGGCAGCGTTGGCTTTGGCCACATTTTCCACATTGGCATTGGCATCCTGTACAGAAGATCACGAAAACCCGGAAGCCGCACAACGCAAAACTTACGTACTGGTAAATGGCGCTTTTCAGGCAGCTTATGGCTGGGACAAAGTGAAGGCTGCACTGGAATCGAAAGGAAACCAGGTTGTGGTAGTAGAACTTCCCGGCCATGGTACGGATCAGACAATTCCCTCCGGTATCACAATGGACAGCTACCGTGATAAAGTTGTAGCGTCAATTCAGCCTTTGCAGGGTAAAGTCATTTTAGTGGGCCACAGCCTGGGCGGAATCATCATTTCGGCAGCAGCGGAAGTGCTGCCAGATAAGATTGAACGTCTGATTTACTTAGGCGCTTTTGTTCCCAAAGACGGAGAATCCCTGTTTTCTATTGCCAGTGAGGATAGCGAAAGTGAGCTTAGTCCACTATTTGTTCCTTCCGGGGACCACCTGACTATCGGCATTAGTGACTTTGATAAATTACAGGAAGTTTTCTGCGCAGATGCCTCACCGGAAGACAAGAAAGTATTACTGGAAAAATTTCGCCAGGAACCGGCCATTCCATTAACGAACCCTGTAACGCTGACGTCCGCCAAATTTGGTACAGTTTCCAAAAGCTACATCAAAACATTGCAGGACAGAGCATTGGGAAAAACGCTTCAAAACAAAATGATCACCGAAAACGGAATCGCAGACGTGCGTGAAATCGCGAGCAGCCACTGTCCGCATTTATCCAAAGCACAGGAATTGAGCACGCTGTTAATTTCTATTGCCAACCAAAAATGA
- a CDS encoding FecR family protein — MSPELLEKYLQGLCTESEMALVEEWYKTLENKEKYPHVIPAAQRSQLLADALKNITEQIEREEYSPEVKKFPLYWLTGIAASILLVIGFYYFKPLSSDKHAIPIAAVTGQSPALLLHFENKESRIIRHQLPDGSTVWMNKGAMISYPEVFAANNRTVQFKGEAFFNIKKNKASPFLINSEDMTVRVLGTSFNVKAAARGKRFEISVVTGSVQVSAPDHQSNPQQVTLKPNQQAIFETGPKKLMAQNIPLQKKREIYQPVSITFNNTPIISVINLLEKKFDISIKLSDPKIAQCRLNADFDQQPLAEILEMLCRSLEATYTIDGNLIVIEGTPCE, encoded by the coding sequence ATGTCCCCCGAATTACTTGAAAAATATCTTCAAGGGCTTTGCACGGAAAGTGAAATGGCACTCGTGGAAGAGTGGTATAAAACACTTGAAAACAAGGAGAAATATCCGCATGTTATACCAGCTGCACAAAGAAGCCAGTTGCTCGCTGATGCTTTAAAAAATATTACGGAGCAAATTGAACGGGAAGAGTATTCTCCGGAAGTTAAAAAATTCCCTTTATACTGGTTAACAGGAATTGCTGCCTCTATTTTGTTGGTTATTGGTTTCTATTATTTCAAGCCGCTTTCTTCGGATAAACACGCTATTCCTATAGCAGCTGTAACCGGACAATCACCTGCTTTACTACTTCATTTTGAAAATAAAGAGTCCCGGATCATACGTCACCAGCTTCCTGATGGCAGCACGGTCTGGATGAACAAAGGCGCGATGATATCCTATCCCGAAGTATTTGCAGCCAATAACAGGACCGTACAATTTAAAGGAGAAGCTTTTTTTAATATTAAAAAAAATAAGGCCAGCCCGTTTTTAATAAATAGTGAGGACATGACTGTCCGGGTGCTCGGGACAAGCTTTAATGTAAAAGCTGCCGCCAGAGGCAAACGTTTTGAAATATCTGTGGTAACAGGAAGTGTTCAGGTAAGCGCTCCGGATCATCAATCCAACCCACAGCAGGTAACACTAAAACCTAACCAGCAAGCCATTTTCGAAACGGGCCCTAAAAAATTAATGGCCCAAAATATTCCATTGCAGAAGAAAAGGGAAATATACCAGCCGGTTAGTATCACTTTCAACAATACACCTATAATCAGTGTGATAAACCTGCTTGAAAAAAAGTTTGACATCAGCATAAAACTTTCAGACCCAAAAATAGCCCAATGCCGCTTAAATGCTGATTTTGACCAGCAGCCACTTGCTGAAATCCTGGAAATGCTGTGCCGGTCCCTGGAAGCTACCTATACTATAGATGGAAATTTGATTGTCATCGAAGGAACACCCTGTGAATAA
- a CDS encoding RNA polymerase sigma factor, translated as MSLKYTNFSDEEILQFISMNGDKQAFEELYLRYSDMLFNYVYARVADRFIAQEIVQELFLNLWQRRNDLSVSICKSYLFSAAKNLIISNYRKELARQRQNTRWESERERENNFTYQHALVVDLQARYQEGLESLPPKCQQVFTLSRQGFSNREVAVQLEISEKTVEQHITKALRVLKVYLKEHLVYGILLLGFI; from the coding sequence ATGAGCTTAAAGTATACCAACTTTTCGGACGAAGAAATTCTTCAATTTATTAGCATGAATGGGGACAAACAGGCTTTTGAAGAGCTTTATCTACGTTATTCCGACATGCTGTTCAATTATGTCTATGCGAGGGTTGCTGACCGGTTTATTGCTCAGGAAATTGTACAGGAATTATTTCTGAACCTGTGGCAAAGGCGCAATGACCTGTCTGTAAGTATTTGCAAATCCTATTTATTTTCTGCGGCGAAGAACCTGATCATTTCAAATTACAGGAAAGAACTGGCCAGACAACGCCAGAATACCAGATGGGAATCAGAAAGAGAGCGCGAAAATAATTTCACCTATCAGCATGCGCTTGTTGTGGATCTGCAGGCACGTTACCAGGAAGGTTTAGAATCACTTCCACCCAAATGCCAGCAGGTATTCACACTAAGCCGCCAGGGATTTTCCAACCGGGAAGTGGCTGTACAGCTCGAAATTTCCGAAAAAACGGTTGAGCAGCATATTACCAAAGCCTTGCGCGTTTTGAAGGTCTATCTTAAAGAACATCTCGTTTATGGAATTCTGCTTTTAGGTTTTATCTAA
- a CDS encoding RagB/SusD family nutrient uptake outer membrane protein: MKKIFYIIALSIGLVSCDLNQLPLDAISPVTFFNTENDLLLYTNSFYNMLPSAEDVYNEDVDNVVKNSLREELQGTRIVPTSGGGWTWTDLRNINYFLANSAKCPDPAAVARYNGLARFFRAYFYFNMVKRFGDVPWYSNPIEVGDEEMLTKARDPRTLVMDSVMADVNYAISTLGTTRQVNSITKWTALALKSRITLFEGTFRKYHQEFNLPGSEQFLDESISASEEIIKSSGYSIYNATPATAYLKLFSSDNAIESEVILARDFSDALQVYHNLNYYTMTASYGKPGLEKQLVNSYLMKDGTRFTSKPGYQTMSFYDETQNRDPRLSQTIKTPGYTRIGETTPLVPEFGGTVTGYQLIKFVSEPKWDTFNKDITDMPIFRYAEVLLNFAEAKAEKATLTQPDLDRSVKLLRDRVGMPAIDLALSNANPDPYLAAQYNQVKGENAGIILEIRRERRVELVMENFFRWDDLLRWKEGQLLTRQFKGMYFPGTGNFDLDKDGKIDLVIYEGTKPVVAGAQILKLGSEIVLENGNAGGNIVINNHIVKKFNEAKDYLYPIPTQEILLNSRLVQNPNW, translated from the coding sequence ATGAAAAAAATATTTTATATCATTGCCTTATCAATCGGGCTGGTATCCTGTGATCTGAACCAGTTACCGCTGGATGCAATTTCTCCCGTTACATTTTTTAATACAGAAAATGACCTGCTGCTGTATACCAACTCATTTTATAATATGCTGCCCTCGGCAGAAGATGTATACAATGAAGACGTGGATAATGTAGTTAAAAACAGCTTGCGGGAAGAATTGCAGGGAACACGGATTGTGCCAACCAGCGGAGGCGGATGGACCTGGACAGATCTTCGCAATATAAATTATTTCCTTGCTAATTCAGCCAAATGCCCCGATCCGGCTGCTGTGGCCAGATATAACGGCCTTGCCCGGTTTTTTCGGGCTTATTTCTATTTTAATATGGTAAAGCGTTTTGGCGATGTCCCATGGTATTCCAATCCGATTGAAGTGGGGGATGAAGAAATGCTGACAAAAGCCCGCGACCCGAGAACACTCGTGATGGACTCAGTAATGGCAGATGTAAATTACGCTATTAGCACGCTTGGTACAACAAGGCAGGTGAATAGCATTACAAAATGGACAGCTCTTGCATTGAAATCCCGGATCACACTATTTGAAGGGACTTTCCGCAAATATCACCAGGAATTTAACCTGCCCGGTTCAGAACAGTTTTTAGATGAAAGTATTAGCGCATCCGAAGAAATAATTAAATCCAGCGGTTATTCTATTTACAATGCCACGCCTGCTACCGCCTATCTGAAACTATTTTCATCAGATAATGCCATTGAAAGTGAAGTGATCCTGGCCCGCGATTTCAGCGATGCGTTACAGGTCTATCACAATCTGAATTATTATACCATGACAGCTTCTTATGGCAAACCCGGATTGGAAAAACAGCTGGTTAACAGTTATCTGATGAAAGACGGAACACGCTTTACAAGCAAGCCGGGCTACCAGACCATGTCATTTTATGATGAGACACAAAACCGGGACCCACGTCTTTCCCAAACCATTAAAACGCCTGGTTATACGCGGATCGGAGAAACTACTCCGCTGGTTCCGGAGTTTGGCGGTACTGTAACGGGCTATCAGCTGATCAAGTTTGTTTCTGAACCCAAATGGGACACTTTCAATAAGGACATTACCGACATGCCAATCTTTCGTTATGCGGAAGTACTGCTAAATTTTGCCGAAGCAAAGGCAGAAAAAGCAACACTGACACAGCCGGACCTGGACCGTTCTGTTAAATTGCTTCGTGACCGTGTAGGCATGCCGGCTATTGACCTTGCTTTATCAAACGCCAATCCTGATCCATACCTTGCCGCGCAATACAACCAGGTTAAAGGTGAAAATGCTGGCATCATTTTAGAAATCAGACGGGAAAGAAGGGTAGAGCTTGTGATGGAAAATTTCTTCCGTTGGGATGATCTTCTGCGCTGGAAAGAAGGCCAGTTGCTGACCCGGCAATTTAAAGGCATGTATTTTCCGGGAACAGGCAATTTTGATCTGGATAAAGACGGAAAGATTGACCTGGTTATCTACGAAGGAACCAAGCCGGTAGTTGCCGGAGCACAAATACTGAAACTCGGCAGTGAAATAGTTTTGGAAAATGGCAACGCCGGTGGAAACATCGTTATCAATAACCATATTGTAAAAAAATTCAATGAGGCCAAAGACTATTTATATCCTATTCCAACACAGGAAATTTTGCTGAATTCCAGGCTGGTCCAAAATCCAAACTGGTAA